From the genome of Biomphalaria glabrata chromosome 17, xgBioGlab47.1, whole genome shotgun sequence, one region includes:
- the LOC106051513 gene encoding uncharacterized protein LOC106051513 isoform X2: MSGFRGASLDEDEDVFLSCEEDDCGTAAEGAAVSVNGAPREDVPGFRCSSCQRVTIMDIVHTGVIIRPVSLIPSHELPQESSIQKDSTKNTPPADDSDTSAVELIQERPPAQSVQSLSLECLVKEGQSDKWTHKESLKQEIPPVDSTDHTPLVKETPSAHSLLETSSEHTLLETSSVQATLETSSVLSVVETASVPQALESTTPLQSAVETASVPQTLESSTPVQSVVETAPVPQALESSAPVQSVVETASVPQALKGTTPVQSALVVQEYVVQEMPSVDSTQDTRSVESTQNTISVKSTQHTISVESTQNTSVKLTQETTSVELTQETTSVKSTQDTPSVELTQDTTSVKSTQDTTSVKSIQDITSVESTQNTTVVHATPEIPLKQPSKVTLLQQSTPLVQSSLETPSVQSMPTLKSPHEALVVQPSPETVASTQGNPPIPLTQQTPSVKETRTVQSMQGNQPLKFKNETPQKELTKIIPLVNSIQEIPSKPTQEVPLVEKIPPEESHNKLQIQTSKETPPVQIKPERPLVQSRQETPKKKSNQNLSPVQSTQDTTPVQSTQDTTPVQSTQDTTPVQSTHDTTPLQSTQDTTPLQSTQDTTPLQSTQDTTPFQSTQDTTPLQSTQDTTPVQSTQDTTPLQSTQDTTPVQSTQDTTPLQSTQDTTPVQSTQDTTPLQSTQDTTPLQSTQDTTPLQLTQDTMPVQSTQDTTPLQSTQDTPPLQSTEDTTPLQSTQDTPPLQSTQDTTPVQSTQDTTPLQSTQDTTPVQSTQDTTPLQSTQDTPPLQSTQDTTPLQSTQDTTPLQSTQDTTPLQSTQDTPPLQSTQDITPLQSTQDTTSLQSTQDTTPLQSTQDTPPLQSTQDTTPFQSTQDTTPLQSTQYTTPFQSTQDTTPLQSTQDTTPLQSTQDTTPLQSTQDTTPVQLTQDTTPLQSTQDTTPVQSTQDTTPLQSTQDTTPVQSTQDTTPLQSTQDTTPVQLTHDTTPVQSTQDTTPIQLTHDTKVKSTQDTTPIQLTHDTKVKSTQDTTPIQLTHDTKVKSTQDTTPIQLTHDTKVKSTQDTTPIQLTYDTKVKSTQDTTPLQSTHDTKVKSTQEIPPMQSTQDILPSEVEKDASLKFSQDTLTLESSDVTSSKTPLSQESTHIAPLNISAQDTMSKLSTPVINSSTQNSYNNASTQVKTNLDKQSKLNYSTDTERNNIGSVDANAQVIEAFDVKDVMDVRTVNLNTKNKQSFECEQNFTNMDTYFFTNEAKIVDSVCDGASNVDAEKDEVTDHEFFVDGCDDNIADGDNADSIAEDDIAEDNNGDNIADVEIDNYISDYGPDDNIVYDDNDGGRIDDEGDIEATVDDDEEDEDRLDNEQEIFDLDDLNNEDTEGFIDSHVYHRVDLTGRSPKQKRLFGLKPLILSEVAEETDADYDTNALALDLSQRGINPDMYLMSGNVRQSWVHPNLKVPFPVVKSCVVDDGQVATDSEDDKWSVDSLCEESILSQSISSMESCVENRTMTMPSHSHNDKLDDSLDYSASLDRESLDGMFADTDSGYIHSISMMDSLSSLQFSEMDYHSMNTPQTTNLDDLSSNKRNSSLLQNSCSLNHPEVSIRPLQCNLGPLQFSGPYCPEDNQLTPKADVSASTTNLSAPYHTDIDNTPTPNADHVPFGQLDVSATQTIGGGLNVSSPSYPGGQKSSLVVHKEDIVDGKGSNYSISSKTRLDTERIDSVQAKLRSSLLWLLSKVYGCNVPKELQDPFYQTAEGQVVLRPVMVNYMSSSELYCQACWNMFPETHTQWKGHWSIIQVLSRKGIYISDETSVTETVLVQTAPIKLKAHLALIDAIMRAYINEVASVEKVVIAVKRVVTFPASSELPMTSDEALTFWINKICTVLRNPEAEGGSIAGGETAHKGRAVSKPVVQRDPIYVPLLEDLMRDIGDGCSVAAVIAYYRPHLVNIQELCLKDNIGIADSLFNLRQIGEFCRNHLPWKAFHLTYEDLLYTHESMKVNILTFLADLFYCFEGPGSPESEASSAAAALTAAKEKIDAMPAAGKKSSLSTVPISAVTKKSFQRLPFEDTASNLGMARSNVISPTTHQPLLSRRSGGKRGVPGQDETRQSPPLNRRGRRTVSLSSPQDRETIHKSVLAWQDDQKITTQRSQSQSRGNLLNNASIDSSLNQSMNAENLSLDLSELDNLDTPRMTGGLDPNLPDYMELESVTSGQPSRFATPQQGTTDRNTSRTTPIPSDNRLEPLTPAVLRPTKEKDTNFTKAEERGDKSHRRRQVPSPSLRPPSQQSSAYQQNSARSSTDDLTTVSISSSSEETTVSSLPSGESPSPRMNAAAQLGNKPYEAFTIGPDIDTSPLNSARSNAISTAGSYTVNNRVTAQAARAAGIPVVADSADLNHNMADNRSREGSVASSGEYSDHESQKIHQDHKVRESGSTPVTPSSVNINNNSTIKPAVVVVTDKFGSAEESKMFIKMSPSQTTNFAELKRMKDSLGYKIDKVDNSALIYMQSGTQGGPYDKLGVGQGLKSTFSNQLTSNQSETAKTLQQGVTSPSPVPNNASNAESNGGPEPGPSDLQQLRLKLEQKRKEIERKKHQQEAQQKKIRQRLGKAAFMRVVSKHREGGEEDESLEEAESSEQADSVALSTQAQLQARLGYPVQRLPLGQTARTQPLIPAHSLHMAAHQGQTIPPETSAQRFTDWTNISKGNQPALASKTDQQSLMANSCPSDLGSDSHSVKSVNRAFSREGIQQTIDNVKNKWFKSNSDLMSGGQASEDEVDSYRLHSPNLVGGARREHSQSPVVAGGSKPLPIPGSSPHVHGGASPRPNTEDTDYQEYDSSLDKLNNSLTELQGEIMRLSLQHEQLKAAQSPIAGQPVGFDPRLSDALEAIGSTAVGTSPLTRPIHGIPQQAPYIHAAMVRKQAADTLKSSPQQPNDSLVDSVQSSPGQPVAQSDTSDGFFVAFAEDTHKKPKPKLTTDSQNASPGPKTVQDAQADSLSLTPQKVEEPVEETFPAVGFIYKDEEARTKEQVNEDEMQKKRVKLIEMQRKRKEEQEKRRLEKEAEMAKKMEEKMLKEEEQEKKKAEEKARREVIFQQYLQKKQEDEDQSPVSKPRIKKRDGSSGGKPRPKSMFVKSKAATPEPGAMGGFESGSSSQEDLTGRNNGGRSTPGVMSAMRSTYHFRLPPPSAGIRKAVSCNTLQGSPNGAQGPATYRRPPSPDLYKIKQQRQRGNSQDSGSETGSGSNPGSDYAGPKLFVKPSAKSNRHIIINALSHCCLAGSVNTEMKNKVLDELTKCEANHFLILFRDAGCQYRGLFIFYPETEEAFKIHGVGPKHITNKMCEKFYKYNSGAKSFMEITSTKHLSVSVDAVVLQGTVWKTSKAVVKR; the protein is encoded by the exons ATGTCAGGTTTCAGGGGCGCCTCCCTCGACGAGGACGAGGATGTGTTTCTTTCGTGTGAGGAGGACGACTGCGGTACTGCAGCGGAAGGCGCCGCTGTGAGTGTCAACGGGGCGCCCAGGGAAGACGTGCCGGGATTCAGGTGCAGCTCCTGCCAGAGAGTGACAATCATGGATATTGTCCACACAGGTGTAATTATACGGCCAGTATCCTTGATACCCAGCCATGAACTGCCTCAAGAATCATCGATACAGAAAGATTCAACAAAAAATACACCACCAGCAGATGACTCTGATACATCAGCAGTAGAATTGATACAAGAAAGGCCACCTGCACAATCAGTTCAAAGCTTATCATTAGAATGCTTAGTTAAAGAAGGGCAGTCTGATAAATGGACACACAAAGAATCACTTAAACAAGAAATACCACCAGTAGATTCTACAGACCATACACCTCTAGTAAAAGAAACACCATCAGCACACTCTTTACTAGAAACATCATCAGAACACACATTGCTAGAGACATCATCAGTACAAGCAACACTGGAAACATCATCAGTGCTGTCAGTAGTAGAAACAGCATCAGTACCACAAGCACTAGAAAGTACAACACCTTTACAATCAGCTGTAGAAACAGCATCAGTACCACAAACACTAGAAAGCTCAACACCTGTACAATCAGTAGTAGAAACAGCACCAGTACCACAAGCACTAGAAAGCTCAGCACCTGTACAATCAGTAGTAGAAACAGCATCAGTACCACAAGCTTTAAAAGGCACAACACCTGTACAATCAGCATTGGTAGTACAAGAATATGTCGTTCAAGAAATGCCATCAGTAGATTCAACACAAGATACAAGATCAGTAGAATCAACACAAAATACAATATCAGTAAAATCAACACAACATACAATATCAGTTGAATCAACACAAAATACATCAGTAAAATTAACACAAGAAACAACATCAGTAGAATTAACACAAGAAACAACATCAGTAAAATCAACACAAGATACTCCATCAGTAGAATTAACACAAGATACAACATCAGTAAAATCAACACAAGATACAACATCAGTAAAATCAATACAAGATATAACATCAGTAGAATCAACACAAAACACAACAGTTGTACATGCAACACCAGAAATACCCTTAAAACAACCATCaaaagttacattattacagcAATCAACCCCATTAGTACAGTCCTCATTAGAAACACCTTCTGTACAATCAATGCCAACACTAAAATCACCCCATGAAGCATTAGTAGTACAACCATCACCTGAAACAGTAGCATCAACACAAGGTAATCCACCAATACCTCTGACACAGCAAACACCATCAGTTAAAGAAACAAGAACAGTACAATCAATGCAAGGAAATCAACCATTGAAATTCAAAAATGAAACACCACAAAAAGAATTAACAAAAATCATACCACTAGTAAATTCAATTCAAGAAATACCATCAAAACCAACACAAGAAGTACCACTTGTAGAAAAAATACCACCAGAAGAATCACACAATAAACTGCAAATACAAACATCAAAAGAAACTCCACCAGTGCAAATAAAACCTGAAAGACCATTAgtacaatcaagacaagaaacacctaaaaaaaaatcaaaccaaaATCTATCACCAGTACAATCAACACAAGATACAACACCAGTACAATCAACACAAGATACAACGCCAGTACAATCAACACAAGATACAACGCCAGTACAATCAACACATGATACAACACCATTACAATCAACACAAGATACAACACCATTACAATCAACACAAGATACAACACCATTACAATCAACACAAGATACAACACCATTTCAATCAACACAAGATACAACACCATTACAATCAACACAAGATACAACGCCAGTACAATCAACACAAGATACAACACCATTACAATCAACACAAGATACAACACCAGTACAATCAACACAAGATACAACACCATTACAATCAACACAAGATACAACACCAGTACAATCAACACAAGATACAACACCATTACAATCAACACAAGATACAACACCATTACAATCAACACAAGATACAACACCATTACAATTAACACAAGATACAATGCCAGTACAATCAACACAAGATACAACACCATTACAATCAACACAAGATACACCACCATTACAATCAACAGAAGATACAACACCATTACAATCAACACAAGATACACCACCATTGCAATCAACACAAGATACAACGCCAGTACAATCAACACAAGATACAACACCATTACAATCAACACAAGATACAACACCAGTACAATCAACACAAGATACAACACCATTACAATCAACACAAGATACACCACCATTACAATCAACACAAGATACAACACCATTACAATCAACACAAGATACAACACCATTGCAATCAACACAAGATACAACACCATTACAATCAACACAAGATACACCACCATTACAATCAACACAAGATATTACACCATTACAATCAACACAAGATACAACATCATTACAATCAACACAAGATACAACACCATTACAATCAACACAAGATACACCACCATTACAATCAACACAAGATACAACACCATTTCAATCAACACAAGATACAACACCattacaatcaacacaatatacAACACCATTTCAATCAACACAAGATACAACACCATTACAATCAACACAAGATACAACACCATTGCAATCAACACAAGATACAACACCATTACAATCAACACAAGATACAACACCAGTACAATTAACACAAGATACAACACCATTACAATCAACACAAGATACAACGCCAGTACAATCAACACAAGATACAACACCATTACAATCAACACAAGATACAACACCAGTACAATCAACACAAGATACAACACCATTACAATCAACACAAGATACAACACCAGTACAATTAACACATGATACAACACCAGTACAATCAACACAAGATACAACACCAATACAATTAACACATGATACAAAAGTAAAATCAACACAAGATACAACACCAATACAATTAACACATGATACAAAAGTAAAATCAACACAAGATACAACACCAATACAATTAACACATGATACAAAAGTAAAATCTACACAAGATACAACACCAATACAATTAACACATGATACAAAAGTAAAATCTACACAAGATACAACACCAATACAATTAACATATGATACAAAAGTAAAATCTACACAAGATACAACACCATTGCAATCAACACATGATACAAAAGTAAAATCAACACAAGAAATACCACCAATGCAATCTACACAAGATATACTACCATCAGAAGTGGAAAAAGATGCATCATTGAAATTTTCTCAAGACACACTAACATTGGAATCATCTGATGTTACATCTTCAAAAACACCATTATCTCAAGAATCAACACACATTGCACCATTAAATATATCAGCCCAAGACACAATGTCAAAACTCTCAACTCCAGTAATTAATTCATCAACACAAAACTCATATAACAATGCATCAACACAAGTGAAAACTAACCTAGATAAACAAAGCAAACTCAACTATTCTACTGACACAGAAAGAAATAACATTGGTAGTGTTGATGCAAATGCGCAAGTCATTGAAGCATTTGATGTTAAAGATGTGATGGATGTCAGAACTGTAAACTTAAATACGAAAAATAAACAGAGTTTTGAATGTGAGcaaaattttacaaatatggacacctatttttttacaaatgaagCCAAAATAGTAGACTCGGTGTGTGATGGTGCAAGTAATGTTGATGCTGAGAAAGATGAAGTTACTGATCATGAGTTTTTTGTTGATGGTTGTGATGATAATATTGCAGATGGTGACAATGCTGACAGCATTGCTGAGGATGACATTGCTGAGGATAACAATGGTGATAACATTGCTGATGTTGAAATTGATAATTACATTTCTGATTATGGCCCTGATGATAACATTGTTTACGATGACAATGATGGTGGTAGGATTGATGATGAAGGCGATATTGAAGCAActgttgatgatgatgaggaggatGAAGATAGATTAGATAATGAACAAGAAATATTTGACCTAGATGATCTGAATAATGAAGATACTGAAGGCTTCATTGACAGTCATGTTTACCATCGTGTGGACTTGACTGGTAGATCTCCAAAGCAAAAGAGATTGTTTGGTTTAAAGCCTTTAATTTTATCTGAAGTGGCTGAGGAAACTGATGCTGACTATGACACAAATGCTCTGGCATTAGATCTAAGTCAAAGGGGAATAAATCCGGACATGTATTTAATGTCTGGAAATGTTAGACAATCATGGGTGCACCCCAACCTAAAAGTACCTTTCCCAGTGGTTAAAAGTTGTGTGGTagatgatggccaggtggccaCTGATAGTGAGGATGACAAATGGAGTGTTGATAGCCTCTGTGAAGAAAGCATACTGAGCCAGTCTATAAGCTCAATGGAAAGCTGTGTTGAGAACAGGACCATGACGATGCCTTCCCATTCTCACAATGACAAGCTAGATGACAGCCTGGATTATTCTGCATCTCTGGATAGGGAGTCCCTTGATGGGATGTTTGCTGATACAGATTCTGGATACATTCACAGTATCAGTATGATGGACAGTCTTAGTAGTTTACAGTTCAGTGAGATGGATTATCATTCCATGAATACGCCACAAACCACAAACTTGGATGATCTTAGTTCAAACAAGAGAAATAGTTCACTTTTGCAGAACTCATGTAGTTTAAACCATCCTGAAGTTAGTATCAGGCCTTTGCAATGCAATTTAGGACCTTTGCAGTTTAGTGGTCCATATTGCCCAGAGGATAACCAGTTAACACCAAAAGCAGATGTCAGTGCCTCCACTACCAACCTAAGTGCACCATATCATACCGATATTGATAACACACCAACGCCCAATGCTGATCATGTTCCATTTGGCCAGTTGGATGTATCAGCCACTCAAACCATTGGTGGTGGTTTGAATGTAAGCTCACCAAGTTATCCAGGTGGTCAGAAATCTAGTTTGGTTGTTCATAAAGAGGATATTGTTGATGGCAAGGGTTCTAACTATTCTATTAGTTCTAAAACTAGACTAGACACAGAAAGGATAGATTCAGTCCAG GCCAAGTTAAGGTCATCCCTTTTATGGCTTCTGTCCAAAGTGTATGGCTGCAATGTACCTAAAGAACTCCAGGATCCGTTTTATCAAACTGCTGAG GGTCAGGTGGTTCTGCGTCCAGTCATGGTCAACTACATGTCATCCAGTGAGCTCTACTGCCAGGCTTGCTGGAACATGTTCCCAGAGACTCATACTCAGTGGAAAG GCCACTGGAGCATCATACAGGTGTTGTCTAGGAAAGGAATCTACATCTCAGATGAGACTTCAGTTACAGAAACTGTCTTGGTTCAGACTGCACCTATAAAATTG AAAGCCCACCTGGCCTTGATAGATGCTATTATGAGAGCTTATATAAATGAAGTGGCCAGTGTAGAGAAAGTGGTTATAGCTGTCAA ACGTGTCGTAACATTCCCCGCATCAAGTGAGCTGCCAATGACATCGGATGAGGCTTTGACTTTTTGGATTAATAAAATTTGTACAGTTCTGCGAAATCCAGAAGCTGAGGGAGGTTCAATAGCAGGAGGTGAAACAGCACACAAG GGTCGAGCAGTGAGCAAGCCAGTCGTCCAGCGTGACCCAATCTATGTCCCGCTGTTGGAAGATCTGATGAGAGATATTGGTGATGGCTGCAGTGTGGCTGCTGTGATAGCCTACTATAGACCTCACCTAGTTAACATACAAG AATTGTGCCTCAAAGACAATATAGGTATAGCAGACTCACTCTTTAACCTGCGGCAGATTGGGGAGTTCTGCAGGAATCATTTGCCCTGGAAAGCCTTTCACTTGACCTATGAGGATCTCCTGTACACCCACGAGTCCATGAAGGTcaacattttgacatttttggCTGACCTTTTTTACTGCTTTGAAGGTCCTGGCAGCCCTGAGTCTGAAGCCAGTAGTGCCGCAGCTGCTCTGACTGctgcaaaagaaaaaattgatg CCATGCCAGCTGCTGGTAAAAAGAGCTCTTTATCCACTGTCCCAATCAGTGCTGTCACCAAGAAAAGTTTTCAAAGATTACCATTTGAGGACACTGCCAGCAATTTAGGAATGGCAAGGTCAAATGTCATTAGTCCCAC AACCCACCAGCCTCTTTTATCTCGCCGCTCCGGCGGGAAACGCGGAGTCCCTGGGCAAGATGAAACCAGGCAATCACCCCCATTAAACAGACGAGGCCGCAGGACAGTGTCCTTGAGCTCGCCCCAAGATAGGGAAACAATTCACAAATCTGTTTTGGCCTGGCAGGATGATCAAAAGATAACAACACAAAG GTCTCAGAGTCAGAGCAGAGGTAACCTATTAAACAATGCCAGCATTGACTCTTCTTTGAATCAAAGTATGAATGCTGAAAACTTGAGCCTAGACTTGAGTGAACTAGATAATCTAGACACACCCAG AATGACAGGAGGATTAGATCCAAACCTCCCAGACTACATGGAACTCGAGAGTGTCACATCTGGCCAGCCATCACGCTTTGCGACACCGCAGCAGGGTACAACAGATCGCAATACTAGTCGGACAACACCTATTCCCAGTGACAACAGGCTGGAGCCACTTACTCCAGCAGTGCTGAGGCCCACCAAGGAAAAGGATACTAATTTTACCAAGGCAGAGGAAAGGGGAGACAA gtCTCACAGGAGGAGACAAGTGCCCTCTCCTTCTCTGAGGCCACCATCACAACAGTCATCTGCTTATCAGCAAAACTCAGCTAGATCTTCTACTGATGACTTGACCACAGTCAGTATAAGCTCCTCGTCAGAGGAAACTACAGTGTCATCTCTGCCTTCTG GTGAAAGTCCGTCTCCAAGAATGAATGCAGCTGCACAACTTGGCAATAAGCCTTATGAAGCCTTCACCATAGGACCTGACATTGATACTTCCCCCCTTAACTCAGCTAGAAGTAATG CCATCAGCACAGCTGGAAGCTATACTGTCAACAACAGGGTGACAGCTCAGGCAGCCAGGGCCGCTGGGATACCTGTTGTTGCAGACAGTGCTGACCTGAACCACAACATGGCCGACAACAGGTCAAGGGAGGGCAGTGTGGCCAGCTCTGGGGAGTACTCAGACCATGAATCTCAGAAGATACACCAGGACCACAAG GTGAGAGAGTCTGGCTCCACTCCTGTGACTCCAAGCAGCGTCAACATCAATAACAACAGCACCATCAAACCAGCTGTGGTGGTGGTGACGGACAAGTTTGGCTCGGCAGAGGAGAGCAAGATGTTCATCAAGATGTCCCCATCGCAGACCACCAACTTTGCAGAGCTGAAGCGAATGAAGGACAGTTTGGGTTATAAAATTGACAAG GTGGATAACTCTGCTCTGATCTACATGCAGAGTGGCACTCAAGGTGGGCCCTATGATAAACTCGGTGTTGGTCAAGGTCTCAAGAGCACCTTTAGTAACCAGTTGACATCCAATCAATCTGAAACAG CTAAAACATTACAGCAGGGAGTGACAAGCCCTTCTCCTGTCCCAAACAACGCCTCCAATGCAGAGAGCAATGGTGGCCCTGAGCCTGGCCCCTCTGACCTGCAGCAGCTTAGACTGAAACTGGAGCAGAAAAGGAAGGAAATTGAACGGAAGAAACACCAGCAGGAGGCCCAGCAGAAGAAAATAAGGCAGCGGCTAG GTAAAGCTGCTTTTATGAGGGTAGTGTCAAAACATCGTGAGGGCGGAGAAGAGGATGAGTCTTTAGAAGAAGCTGAATCTTCTGAACAAGCAGACTCTGTTGCCTTGTCAACACAAGCACAGCTACAGGCTCGTCTTGGCTACCCTGTGCAACGGTTGCCCCTGGGACAAACTGCAAGGACTCAGCCTTTGATTCCAGCACATTCATTGCACATGGCAGCACATCAGGGTCAAACCATTCCACCAGAAACATCTGCCCAGCGCTTTACAGATTGGACAAATATATCTAAAGGCAATCAGCCTGCTCTTGCATCAAAAACTGACCAGCAGTCATTGATGGCTAACTCATGTCCAAGTGATTTAGGTTCTGACTCGCATTCTGTCAAATCTGTGAACAGGGCTTTTTCAAGGGAAGGAATTCAACAAACTATagataatgtaaaaaataaatggttTAAAAGTAACTCTGACCTTATGTCAGGGGGTCAAGCGTCAGAGGATGAGGTGGACTCTTACAGGCTTCACAGTCCAAACCTTGTGGGCGGGGCAAGGAGGGAACACAGCCAGTCACCTGTTGTGGCAGGTGGTAGCAAGCCCTTGCCTATACCTGGATCATCACCCCATGTGCATGGTGGCGCTTCACCCAGACCCAACACAGAGGACACAGACTACCAAGAGTATGATTCCTCGCTGGACAAGCTGAACAACAGTTTGACTGAGCTGCAGGGAGAGATCATGAGACTTTCATTGCAGCATGAGCAGCTCAAGGCTGCCCAGAGCCCCATCGCAGGACAACCAGTAGGATTTGACCCAAGATTAAGTGATGCTTTAGAAGCTATTGGTTCAACAGCTGTGGGTACCTCACCGTTAACCCGGCCAATTCATGGCATACCTCAACAAGCTCCTTACATCCATGCTGCCATGGTTAGAAAGCAGGCTGCAGATACTCTGAAATCTAGCCCACAGCAACCCAATGATAGTCTGGTAGATTCTGTCCAATCTTCACCAGGTCAACCTGTAGCGCAGTCAGATACATCTGATGGATTCTTTGTTGCATTTGCAGAGGATACACACAAAAAGCCAAAGCCCAAATTGACTACCGATTCTCAAAATGCATCACCAGGCCCCAAGACTGTTCAGGATGCTCAGGCTGATTCTTTGTCCCTGACCCCTCAGAAAGTTGAGGAACCTGTGGAAGAAACCTTTCCTGCTGTTGGATTTATCTATAAAGATGAGGAAGCCAGAACAAAAGAACAG GTCAATGAAGATGAGATGCAGAAGAAGAGGGTCAAGCTGATTGAGATGCAGAGGAAAAGGAAGGAAGAGCAGGAGAAAAGAAGACTCGAGAAGGAGGCAGAGATGGCTAAGAAAATGGAAGAGAAAAT GTTGAAGGAGGAAGAACAGGAGAAGAAAAAGGCAGAAGAAAAAGCCAGGAGGGAGGTCATATTCCAGCAGTATTTGCAGAAGAAACAAGAGGATGAGGACCAGTCTCCAGTTTCCAAGCCAAGGATTAAGAAACGAGATGGCAGCAGTGGAGGCAAACCTCGGCCAAAATCTATGTTTGTCAAATCAAAGGCTGCAACACCAGAGCCAG GAGCTATGGGAGGATTTGAATCTGGTAGCAGTTCACAAGAAGACCTCACTGGCAGAAATAATGGTGGTCGGTCAACTCCCGGTGTCATGTCTG CTATGAGGTCCACCTACCACTTTAGACTCCCACCTCCATCCGCTGGAATAAGGAAAGCAG TGTCTTGCAATACTTTGCAAGGGTCTCCCAATGGAGCTCAGGGTCCTGCCACTTACAGGAGGCCTCCCTCACCTGATCTGTACAAGATCAAGCAGCAGAGGCAAAGAGGGAACAGCCAAGATAGTGGCAGTGAAACAGGCTCTGGATCAAATCCTGGTTCTGACTATGCTG GACCAAAGTTGTTTGTCAAGCCAAGTGCTAAGTCCAATCGTCACATCATTATCAATGCCCTCTCTCATTGTTGTCTTGCTGGTTCAGTCAACACAGAGATGAAAAATAAAGTCTTAGAT GAGCTGACCAAATGTGAGGCCAACCATTTCCTTATCCTGTTCCGAGATGCTGGCTGCCAGTACAGGGGGCTGTTCATTTTCTACCCAGAGACAGAGGAGGCATTCAAAATTCATGGGGTGGGACCAAAACATATTACTAATAAAATGTGTGAAAAATTTTACAA